A stretch of Planococcus citri chromosome 5, ihPlaCitr1.1, whole genome shotgun sequence DNA encodes these proteins:
- the LOC135848897 gene encoding uncharacterized protein LOC135848897 has product MTTSSMLLRTTLAIIIGANLIICIKTDANSKKTETNVEPLPSKDFSSSLRDLLSPDVFTQADPFHYLLGKAMKYSFKKTLEGHYLISEIDSALSSNGENRFPPAYLPYAKLLSSLLPFIVYLGSVHKSIVDIQKQRKTSRGIFRIPNVNLLDPEISQFFAADVFLDTNAPMVLVDKLLNLPENSFSAVAKKLTDSAFNNREIGNDYYYSYTIKLRYLLSGYACRRALINLQSYVGSRNANGDIVTPAVGLSKLK; this is encoded by the exons atgACTACCTCTTCGATGTTACTACGTACAACTTTGGCGATCATAATTGGT GCTAACCTCATCATTTGCATAAAAACAGACGCAAACTCCAAGAAGACCGAAACAAATGTCGAACCTTTACCATCAAAAGACTTCTCATCAAGTTTACGCGATCTTCTATCACCCGATGTATTTACCCAAGCTGATCCCTTTCATTACCTCCTGGGAAAAGCGATGAaatattcgttcaaaaaaacattagaGGGACATTACTTGATCTCGGAGATAGATAGCGCTTTATCATCAAATGGGGAGAATCGATTCCCTCCGGCTTACTTACCCTACGCCAAACTTCTATCATCGCTTTTGCCTTTCATAGTTTACCTCGGAAGTGTGCACAAATCAATTGTTGACATCCAGAAACAACGTAAAACCAGTCGAGGTATTTTTCGGATACCAAACGTCAATTTGCTCGATCCTGAAATATCGCAGTTCTTCGCAGCGGATGTTTTCTTAGACACGAATGCTCCTATGGTGCTTGTTGATAAATTGCTAAACCTGCCAGAAAATAGCTTCTCGGCAGTAGCGAAAAAGTTGACCGATTCTGCATTTAACAATCGAGAAATCGGAAATGATTATTACTACAGTTATACTATTAAGCTCAGATATTTGCTTAGTGGTTATGCATGTAGGAGAGCTCTGATAAATTTACAAAGTTATGTTGGATCTCGAAATGCAAATGGTGACATTGTTACTCCTGCAGTTGGTCTGAGTAAACTGAAGTAG
- the LOC135847813 gene encoding uncharacterized protein LOC135847813 yields MLAIMATSSRIYPVLIIFMGTTSIIGIKTTEANVVEPLSSQHFSQELRQLLSPDIFIQTDPFHYLLEKVVKFSTLELYPIIVEVNRDLNAREKVQFPADYLPNARLLRTLLKFIIHLHGVRRGIYQIQKDKKIKPDFQELDARTLDPELSALFSSDILSDAYPPLVLVDKLLVLPETSFERIVNKLIDCLRNNRVIGDHYYSYTASLREFLRNFAPSTTLIDMQRYIAEMQVP; encoded by the exons ATGCTGGCGATTATGGCAACTTCATCCCGAATATATCCAGTTCTAATAATTTTCATGGGA ACAACCTCGATCATTGGCATAAAAACAACCGAAGCAAACGTCGTCGAACCCTTATCATCGCAACACTTCTCGCAAGAATTACGCCAACTTCTATCGCCTGATATCTTCATTCAGACTGATCCGTTTCATTACCTGCTCGAAAAAgtagtcaaattttcaactttggagttATATCCGATCATCGTCGAGGTAAACCGCGATTTGAATGCACGTGAGAAGGTACAATTTCCCGCGGATTACCTGCCAAACGCTCGACTTTTACGGACGcttttgaaattcatcattcatctGCACGGTGTTCGAAGAGGAATTTACCAAAtccaaaaagacaaaaaaatcaaacctgattttcaagaattagaTGCTCGCACCCTGGATCCTGAACTATCTGCCTTATTTTCATCGGATATTTTATCAGATGCTTATCCTCCGTTAGTGCTCGTTGATAAATTGCTGGTCTTACCGGAAACCAGCTTTGAAAGAATAGTGAACAAGTTGATCGATTGTTTAAGAAATAATCGCGTAATCGGAGATCACTATTACTCTTATACCGCTTCTCTGAGAGAATTCCTACGAAATTTTGCACCGTCGACAACTCTGATAGATATGCAACGTTACATCGCTGAAATGCAAGTGCCCTAA
- the LOC135848898 gene encoding uncharacterized protein LOC135848898 → MTTSSMLRTTLAIVIGANLIVCIKTDTNSLVNSKQTETNVEPLSSKYFSSNLRDLLSPDVFTQADPFHYLLGKAMKYSFENTLSGYALMSEVERALSSNGNNRIPRDNLPYANLLSSLLTFIVYLGNVHKIMVDIQKRLETSPGTFQLPNVNSLDPEISQFFTPDVLSDTNAPMALVDKLLQLSGYSFSRVAKKLIYAKNNNREISSNYYDYTIQLSNFLTGYVSKTALINLQSYVVPRSANGQVGTPAVGLGKLK, encoded by the exons ATGACAACCTCTTCGATGTTACGTACAACTTTGGCTATCGTAATTGGT GCTAACCTCATCGTTTGCATAAAAACCGACACCAACTCCTTAGTGAACTCCAAGCAGACCGAAACAAACGTCGAACCTTTATCGTCAAAATACTTCTCATCAAATTTACGCGATCTTCTATCACCCGATGTATTCACCCAAGCTGATCCCTTTCATTACCTTCTGGGAAAAGCGATGAAATATTCATTCGAAAATACATTAAGTGGATATGCATTGATGTCGGAAGTAGAACGAGCTTTGTCATCAAATGGGAATAATCGAATCCCTCGAGATAACTTACCGTACGCCAATCTTCTATCGTCGCTTTTGACTTTCATCGTTTACCTCGGGAATGTGCACAAGATAATGGTCGACATCCAGAAAAGACTGGAAACCAGTCCAGGCACTTTTCAGCTACCGAATGTCAACTCGCTCGATCCTGAAATATCGCAGTTTTTTACACCGGATGTTTTATCAGACACTAATGCTCCTATGGCGCTAGTTGATAAATTGCTACAACTGTCAGGATATAGCTTCTCGAGAGTAGCGAAAAAGTTGATCTATGCTAAAAATAACAATCGAGAAATCAGCAGTAATTATTACGATTATACTATTCAGCTAAGTAATTTTCTTACTGGTTATGTCAGCAAGACTGCTCTGATAAATTTACAGAGTTACGTTGTCCCTCGAAGTGCAAATGGTCAAGTTGGTACTCCTGCAGTTGGTCTGGGTAAATTGAAGTAG
- the LOC135848121 gene encoding uncharacterized protein LOC135848121, translating to MAPSWTIHGAVAIFFGINLIVGIRTDATSSLNSQAIKPNIEPLSPDNFSQDLRQLLSPEIFTQSDPFHYLLGKAIKLPYRVMDKVNKEMENHFQTSSETRFPPAYLPYAKLLCLQMDLLSDLTNLQFGIRDIKKYNPPFPLPDIQSVDTEISSLFTADIFSDPNPPSVLVDKLLALPESGFESVVEKLEYSALNIRIIQYYYYWYCTYLKQPFKRPHGWTALVNLKRYVAEMQIKL from the exons ATGGCACCTTCGTGGACAATTCATGGAGCTGTAGCAATCTTCTTCGGG ATAAACCTAATCGTTGGCATCAGAACAGACGCCACCTCCTCACTCAACTCCCAGGCAATCAAACCAAATATCGAACCTTTATCACCTGACAACTTCTCGCAAGATCTACGCCAACTTCTATCACCCGAAATATTCACACAGTCAGATCCATTCCATTATCTACTCGGAAAAGCGATAAAATTACCATACAGGGTAATGGATAAAGTAAACAAGGAGATGGAAAACCATTTTCAAACGAGCAGTGAGACGAGATTTCCTCCAGCTTACTTGCCCTACGCTAAACTTCTATGTTTACAAATGGATTTACTTTCTGACCTGACTAATTTGCAATTTGGAATTCGCGATATCAAGAAATACAATCCTCCGTTTCCACTACCGGATATTCAGTCAGTCGATACTGAAATATCGAGTTTATTTACGGCGGATATTTTCTCAGACCCTAATCCTCCGTCGGTTCTGGTTGATAAATTACTAGCTTTACCGGAAAGTGGTTTCGAAAGCGTAGTCGAAAAATTGGAGTATTCCGCGCTAAATATTCGTATTATTCAGTATTATTATTACTGGTATTGTACTTATCTAAAACAACCTTTTAAAAGACCACATGGTTGGACAGCTTTGGTAAATTTGAAAAGGTATGTTGCTGAAATGCAAATAAAGCTTTAA
- the LOC135847701 gene encoding uncharacterized protein LOC135847701: protein MTTSSMLRATLAILIGANLIVCIKTDANSLVDSKKTETNIEPLSSKDFSSSLRDLLSPDVFTQADPFRYLLGKTMKYSFKRTLDGYSLISKVDQAMSSNAKIRFPSDYLPYAKLLSSLLRFFIYLESVHTSMVEIQKRMKTSPRGFRLPDINSLDPEISQFFSPDVLSDTNTPMVLVDELLHLPGNSLSRVAEKLIDSTNNNREIGNKYYDYAIRLSHLLTGYVSKTALINLQSYVGSRNANGDIVTPAAGLSKLK, encoded by the exons ATGACTACCTCTTCGATGTTACGTGCAACTTTGGCAATCCTAATTGGT GCTAACCTCATCGTTTGCATAAAAACTGACGCTAACTCCCTAGTAGACTCCAAGAAGACCGAAACTAATATCGAACCTTTATCATCAAAAGACTTCTCATCAAGTTTACGCGATCTTCTATCACCCGATGTATTCACCCAAGCTGATCCGTTTCGTTATCTGTTGGgaaaaacgatgaaatattCATTCAAACGTACATTAGATGGATATTCCTTGATCTCGAAAGTAGATCAAGCTATGTCATCAAATGCGAAGATTCGATTCCCTTCGGATTATTTACCATACGCCAAACTTCTATCATCGCTCTTGCGATTCTTTATTTACCTCGAAAGTGTGCACACATCAATGGTTGAAATACAGAAAAGAATGAAAACCAGTCCTCGTGGTTTTCGGCTACCAGATATTAACTCACTCGATCCTGAAATATCGCAGTTCTTCTCACCGGATGTTTTGTCAGACACTAATACTCCTATGGTGCTTGTTGATGAATTGCTACACCTGCCAGGAAATAGCCTTTCGAGAGTAGCGGAAAAGTTGATCGATTCTACAAATAACAATCGAGAAATCGGAAACAAATATTACGATTATGCTATTCGGCTTAGTCATTTGCTTACTGGTTATGTCAGCAAGACAGCTCTGATAAATTTACAAAGTTACGTTGGCTCTCGAAATGCAAATGGTGATATTGTTACTCCGGCAGCTGGTCTGAGTAAACTGAAGTAG